A region of Pseudarthrobacter sp. NIBRBAC000502770 DNA encodes the following proteins:
- the tpiA gene encoding triose-phosphate isomerase, with protein MTTSTNGAFDRKPFIAGNWKMNMDHVQGITLLQKLAWTLSDAKHDYSRVEVAVFPPFTDLRGVQTLVQGDDLEIAYGGQDLSQFDSGAYTGDISGQFLNKLGCQYVLVGHSERRTIHNESDDVLNAKVKAAFKHGVTPVLCVGEGLEIRQAGTHVEHTLQQLRAGVAGLTNEQAAELVVAYEPVWAIGTGEVAGPEDAQEMCDAIRAELEKLFGADVAAKTRLLYGGSVKANNAAAILQERDVDGVLVGGASLDPAEFANIVRFESHLVTD; from the coding sequence GTGACTACGTCAACGAACGGCGCCTTCGACCGCAAGCCCTTCATTGCGGGCAACTGGAAAATGAACATGGACCACGTGCAGGGCATCACCCTGCTGCAGAAGCTGGCCTGGACGCTGTCCGACGCCAAGCACGACTACAGCCGCGTTGAGGTTGCGGTCTTCCCGCCGTTCACCGACCTCCGCGGCGTCCAGACCCTGGTCCAGGGCGACGACCTGGAGATCGCCTACGGTGGGCAGGACCTGTCGCAATTCGATTCGGGGGCGTACACCGGCGACATTTCCGGGCAGTTCCTGAACAAGCTGGGATGCCAGTACGTCCTGGTGGGCCACAGCGAACGCCGCACCATCCACAACGAGTCAGACGACGTCCTCAACGCCAAGGTCAAGGCGGCCTTCAAGCACGGCGTTACCCCTGTCCTCTGCGTCGGCGAGGGACTGGAAATCCGCCAGGCCGGGACCCACGTTGAGCACACGCTGCAGCAACTCCGCGCCGGCGTGGCCGGGCTCACCAACGAGCAGGCCGCTGAACTGGTGGTAGCCTACGAACCCGTTTGGGCCATCGGCACCGGCGAAGTGGCAGGACCGGAGGACGCCCAGGAAATGTGCGACGCCATCCGCGCCGAGCTGGAAAAGCTGTTCGGCGCTGACGTGGCGGCCAAGACGCGCCTGCTCTACGGTGGTTCGGTCAAGGCCAACAATGCTGCCGCCATCCTGCAGGAGCGTGACGTGGACGGCGTCCTGGTGGGCGGTGCCAGCCTTGACCCCGCCGAGTTTGCTAATATTGTCAGGTTCGAGAGCCACTTGGTGACGGACTAG
- a CDS encoding glucose-6-phosphate isomerase, with protein sequence MSTLSYDATGAAQQALEQHLPGLVQDRVATRIFAKDHTLWGPDAESESAVRLGWVEAATVSQPLVKDILELRDALRSEGVTRIVLCGMGGSSLAPEVIAGTAGVELTVLDSTDPDQVRAALADRLAHTAIVVSSKSGSTLETDSQRRIFEQAFTEAGVDAKSRIIIVTDPGSPLDKASREAGYRAVFNADPNVGGRYSALTAFGLVPSGLAGVDIQAFLDEAEEAAEILNDDAADNIGLALGATLGGTSPLRNKIVIAEDGSGIVGFADWAEQLIAESTGKLGTGILPVVAGPQAPEVTSGASDVLVVRLVAADADIELGENQAAIAGGLATQMMVWEFATAVAGRLLGINPFDQPDVEAAKVAARGLLDAQPEPTPAAFVDGAIEVRGGDWLGDAATAEGAVKALLGTLASDSYLSVQAYFDRLAFAGLEGIRDDLAAATGRPVTFGWGPRFLHSTGQFHKGGPAIGVFLQVTATPAEDLGIPDRPFTFGELIAAQAAGDAQVLDGHGRPVLRLHLTDRAAGVAQLQDIVAALSTRASATES encoded by the coding sequence ATGAGCACTCTCAGCTACGACGCCACCGGCGCTGCACAGCAGGCGCTTGAACAGCACCTTCCCGGCCTGGTCCAGGACCGGGTCGCCACCCGGATCTTCGCGAAGGACCACACGTTGTGGGGTCCGGACGCCGAATCCGAGTCAGCGGTCCGCCTGGGCTGGGTGGAGGCCGCCACCGTTTCACAGCCCCTGGTCAAGGACATCCTGGAACTCCGGGACGCGCTGCGCTCCGAGGGCGTGACACGGATCGTGCTTTGCGGCATGGGCGGGTCCTCGCTGGCCCCCGAGGTCATCGCAGGCACGGCAGGCGTCGAGCTGACTGTGCTGGACAGCACGGACCCGGACCAGGTCCGTGCCGCCCTCGCCGACCGGCTGGCCCACACGGCCATTGTGGTGTCGTCCAAGTCCGGCTCCACCCTGGAAACGGACTCCCAGCGCCGGATCTTCGAGCAGGCCTTCACCGAGGCCGGCGTGGACGCCAAGAGCCGGATCATCATCGTGACCGATCCCGGCTCACCGTTGGACAAGGCTTCCCGGGAGGCCGGCTACCGGGCGGTCTTCAACGCCGATCCCAATGTCGGCGGCCGCTACTCCGCCCTGACGGCGTTTGGCCTGGTCCCCTCCGGCCTGGCCGGCGTGGACATCCAGGCTTTCCTGGACGAGGCGGAGGAAGCTGCCGAAATCCTCAACGACGATGCCGCGGACAACATCGGGCTGGCTTTGGGTGCCACCCTGGGCGGAACCAGCCCGCTGCGGAACAAGATCGTCATCGCAGAGGACGGCTCCGGCATCGTTGGATTCGCCGACTGGGCTGAACAGCTCATCGCTGAATCCACCGGCAAGCTCGGCACGGGCATCCTTCCGGTGGTCGCAGGTCCGCAGGCTCCGGAGGTAACGTCCGGCGCTTCCGACGTGCTGGTGGTGCGGCTCGTGGCAGCCGATGCCGACATCGAACTCGGCGAGAACCAGGCAGCCATTGCCGGCGGCCTCGCCACCCAGATGATGGTGTGGGAATTCGCCACCGCCGTGGCGGGCCGCCTGCTGGGGATCAACCCCTTCGACCAGCCCGACGTCGAAGCCGCCAAGGTAGCGGCACGCGGGTTGCTGGACGCCCAGCCGGAACCCACTCCGGCAGCGTTCGTCGACGGCGCCATCGAGGTGCGCGGCGGCGACTGGCTCGGCGACGCAGCAACGGCGGAAGGTGCCGTCAAGGCACTCCTCGGCACCTTGGCGTCCGACAGCTACCTGAGTGTGCAGGCTTACTTTGACCGGTTGGCTTTCGCAGGACTCGAAGGCATCCGCGACGACCTGGCAGCTGCCACCGGCCGCCCGGTGACCTTCGGCTGGGGCCCGCGGTTCCTGCACTCCACCGGTCAGTTCCACAAGGGTGGCCCCGCCATCGGAGTGTTCCTCCAGGTCACTGCCACCCCGGCGGAGGACCTGGGCATCCCGGACCGGCCGTTCACCTTTGGTGAGCTCATCGCTGCCCAGGCTGCAGGCGACGCCCAGGTCCTGGATGGGCACGGCCGTCCCGTGCTGCGCCTCCACCTCACCGACCGTGCCGCCGGCGTGGCACAGCTGCAGGATATCGTCGCTGCACTGTCCACCCGCGCATCCGCAACCGAAAGCTAA
- a CDS encoding RNA polymerase-binding protein RbpA, with translation MVHPSSGFRGTRAGVVAGSGSSLQSNDSSPGSLPRIRVSYWCAKGHETQPVFLKMPEEQIPRIWDCRRCGAPASRDGQAVADDPFEDGYKSHLEYVKERRSGQDAEDVLAGALEKLRARGVLPDQLLGDT, from the coding sequence ATGGTCCATCCGTCATCAGGCTTTCGGGGCACCCGGGCCGGGGTGGTTGCAGGCTCCGGTTCGAGCCTGCAGTCCAACGACTCGTCCCCGGGGTCCCTCCCGCGGATCCGGGTGTCCTACTGGTGTGCCAAGGGCCATGAGACCCAGCCGGTGTTCCTGAAGATGCCGGAGGAGCAGATTCCGCGCATCTGGGACTGCCGGCGCTGCGGCGCGCCCGCGTCCAGGGACGGCCAGGCGGTAGCGGACGATCCGTTTGAGGACGGCTATAAGAGCCATCTTGAGTACGTTAAAGAACGGCGCTCCGGCCAGGACGCCGAGGACGTCCTGGCCGGAGCGCTGGAGAAGCTACGCGCCCGCGGCGTCCTTCCGGACCAATTGCTCGGGGACACGTGA
- the whiA gene encoding DNA-binding protein WhiA has protein sequence MALTASVKEELSRLDIKKSSVRKAEVSAMLRFAGGLHIISGRIVIEAEVDLASTARRLRAAIAEVYGHQSEIIVVSAGGLRRASRYVVRVVRDGEALARQTGLLDGRGRPVRGLPSAVVNGSAADAEAVWRGAFLAHGSLTEPGRSSSLEVTCPGPESALALVGAARRLDIQAKAREVRGVDRVVIRDGDTIAALLTRMGAHDALMVWEERRMRKEVRATANRLANFDDANLRRSAQAAVAAGARVERALEILGDDVPDHLKYAGELRVAHKQASLDELGRLADPVMTKDAIAGRIRRLLAMADKRALDLGIPGTDANVTPEMLDE, from the coding sequence ATGGCACTGACAGCATCGGTCAAAGAAGAACTGTCCCGTTTGGACATCAAGAAGTCCTCAGTGCGCAAGGCTGAGGTTTCCGCAATGCTCCGGTTCGCCGGGGGGCTGCACATCATCTCCGGCAGGATCGTGATCGAGGCGGAAGTGGACCTGGCGTCCACCGCGCGCCGGCTCCGCGCCGCCATCGCGGAAGTCTACGGACACCAGAGCGAGATCATCGTAGTGTCCGCCGGCGGACTCCGGCGCGCCAGCCGCTACGTAGTCCGCGTGGTCCGCGACGGCGAGGCGCTGGCTCGGCAGACCGGCCTTTTGGACGGACGGGGCCGCCCCGTGCGCGGGCTGCCATCCGCCGTCGTCAACGGTTCCGCCGCGGACGCCGAGGCCGTGTGGCGCGGGGCGTTCCTGGCGCATGGGTCACTTACCGAACCGGGCCGGTCGTCGTCGCTGGAGGTCACCTGCCCGGGACCGGAATCGGCACTGGCCCTGGTGGGGGCCGCCCGCCGGCTCGATATCCAGGCCAAGGCCCGTGAAGTCAGGGGAGTGGACCGCGTTGTGATCCGCGACGGCGACACCATCGCCGCCCTCCTGACCCGGATGGGCGCCCACGACGCCCTGATGGTGTGGGAGGAGCGCCGCATGCGCAAGGAGGTCCGGGCCACCGCCAACCGGCTCGCCAACTTTGACGACGCCAACCTCCGCCGCTCCGCGCAGGCAGCCGTCGCCGCCGGCGCAAGGGTCGAACGCGCCCTGGAAATCCTCGGCGACGACGTCCCCGACCACCTCAAGTACGCCGGTGAGCTGCGGGTGGCGCACAAGCAGGCAAGCCTTGACGAGCTGGGCCGGCTGGCCGACCCCGTGATGACCAAGGATGCGATCGCGGGCCGGATCCGCCGCCTGCTGGCCATGGCGGACAAGCGTGCACTTGACCTGGGCATTCCCGGAACGGACGCCAATGTGACGCCTGAAATGCTGGACGAGTAG
- the zwf gene encoding glucose-6-phosphate dehydrogenase, with the protein MPETEYGRKGTGRGRNPLRDPRDRRLNRIAGPSSLVLFGVTGDLARKKLMPAVYDLANRGLLPPSFALVGFARREWDKEDFAAEVKASVQAHARTPFDEAVWNQLSEGIRFVQGEFDDDAAFERLGETIKELDDVRGTRGNHAFYLSIPPKAFEQVCRQLSKHGLAQADGDKWRRVVIEKPFGHDLESARQLNDIVESVFPPDAVFRIDHYLGKETVQNILALRFANQLFEPLWNANYVDHVQITMAEDIGTGGRAGYYDGVGAARDVIQNHLLQLLALTAMEEPISFNADDLRAEKEKVLAAVKLPEDLSTHSARGQFTGGWQGGEQVLGYLEEEGIPADSTTETYAAVRVDIHTRRWSGVPFYLRAGKRLGRRVTEIAVVFKRAPNLLFTDHGEDDFGQNAVVIRVQPDEGVTIRFGSKVPGTQMEVRDVTMDFGYGHSFTESSPEAYERLILDVLLGEPPLFPRHEEVELSWKILDPFEEYWASLSEQPEPYAPGSWGPASADELLARDGRTWRRP; encoded by the coding sequence ATGCCAGAAACTGAATACGGCCGGAAAGGCACGGGCCGCGGGCGTAATCCGCTGCGCGATCCGCGCGACCGCCGTTTGAACCGGATCGCCGGTCCGTCCTCGTTGGTTCTTTTCGGGGTCACGGGCGATCTTGCCCGCAAGAAGCTCATGCCTGCGGTCTACGACCTCGCCAACCGTGGCCTGTTGCCGCCCAGTTTCGCCTTGGTGGGTTTCGCCCGCCGGGAGTGGGACAAGGAGGATTTCGCCGCGGAGGTGAAGGCCTCGGTGCAGGCACACGCCCGGACCCCGTTTGACGAGGCAGTGTGGAATCAGCTCTCCGAGGGCATCAGGTTTGTCCAGGGCGAGTTCGACGACGACGCGGCCTTTGAGCGGCTCGGCGAAACGATCAAGGAACTCGACGATGTCCGGGGCACCCGGGGGAACCACGCGTTTTACCTGTCGATCCCGCCGAAGGCGTTCGAGCAGGTCTGCCGTCAGCTGTCCAAGCACGGCCTCGCGCAGGCCGACGGGGACAAATGGCGCCGGGTGGTGATTGAGAAGCCGTTCGGCCACGACCTGGAATCGGCCCGGCAGCTCAATGACATTGTTGAATCGGTGTTCCCGCCGGATGCGGTGTTCCGGATTGACCATTACCTGGGCAAGGAAACGGTGCAGAACATCCTGGCGTTGCGGTTCGCAAACCAGTTGTTCGAGCCGTTGTGGAACGCGAACTACGTGGACCATGTCCAGATCACCATGGCCGAGGACATCGGCACCGGTGGCCGGGCGGGCTACTACGACGGTGTCGGTGCGGCACGGGACGTGATCCAGAACCACCTGCTGCAGCTGCTTGCGCTGACCGCGATGGAGGAACCGATCTCGTTCAACGCAGATGACCTGCGGGCGGAGAAGGAAAAAGTCCTTGCAGCGGTAAAGCTTCCGGAGGATTTGTCGACACATTCGGCGCGGGGCCAGTTCACGGGCGGCTGGCAGGGCGGCGAGCAGGTCCTGGGCTACCTGGAAGAAGAAGGCATTCCCGCCGATTCGACCACGGAAACCTATGCCGCGGTGCGGGTGGACATCCACACCCGCCGCTGGTCCGGGGTACCGTTCTACCTGCGGGCCGGCAAGCGCCTGGGCCGGCGGGTCACCGAGATCGCGGTGGTGTTCAAGCGCGCACCAAACCTGCTGTTCACAGATCACGGTGAGGACGATTTCGGGCAGAACGCTGTAGTCATCCGGGTCCAGCCCGATGAGGGCGTGACGATCCGGTTTGGGTCCAAGGTCCCCGGCACGCAGATGGAAGTCCGGGATGTGACCATGGACTTCGGGTACGGGCACTCGTTCACCGAATCCTCCCCTGAGGCGTACGAGCGGCTGATCCTGGACGTGCTGCTGGGTGAGCCGCCGCTGTTCCCCCGGCACGAGGAAGTGGAGCTGTCCTGGAAGATCCTCGACCCGTTCGAGGAATACTGGGCATCACTGTCCGAACAGCCCGAACCCTACGCCCCCGGCTCCTGGGGCCCGGCCAGCGCGGATGAGTTGCTGGCCCGTGACGGACGAACCTGGAGAAGGCCATGA
- the secG gene encoding preprotein translocase subunit SecG, translating into MDVLHVILQILLGITSLLLTLLILLHKGRGGGLSDMFGGGMSSGLSSSGVAERNLNRFTIVLGVTWGIVIIALGLIMRFSGTADS; encoded by the coding sequence GTGGACGTTCTTCATGTCATTCTGCAGATCCTCCTGGGGATCACCAGCCTCCTGCTGACGCTGCTGATCCTCCTGCACAAGGGACGCGGCGGCGGGCTGTCCGACATGTTCGGTGGCGGCATGAGTTCAGGGCTCAGCTCTTCGGGCGTGGCAGAACGCAACCTGAACCGCTTCACCATCGTCCTGGGCGTCACCTGGGGCATAGTAATCATCGCACTCGGCCTGATCATGCGGTTCAGCGGTACTGCTGACTCGTAA
- the pgk gene encoding phosphoglycerate kinase yields MTSHTLNELIAEGVRGRYILVRSDLNVPLDGSTVTDDGRIKASLPVLAKLTDAGARVLVTAHLGRPKGAPEDKYSLRPAVDRLAELAGFKATLAADTVGDAAKAAAASLQDGEALVLENVRFDARETSKDDAERGAFADELVALTGSNGAYVDDAFGAVHRKHASVYDVATRLPSYQGDLVHTEVEVLRKLTADTQRPYVVVLGGSKVSDKLAVIDNLIGKADTILVGGGMLFTFLAAAGHKVGSSLLEEDQIPVVKDYLKRAADAGTEFVVPTDVVVAEKFAADAAHETVPADAIEGSTFGAQGIGLDIGPDTAAAFAERIKGARTVFWNGPMGVFEFEAFSAGTRAIAQALTETDGFTVVGGGDSAAAVRTLGFSDDQFGHISTGGGASLEYLEGKELPGLSVLDR; encoded by the coding sequence ATGACATCACACACCCTCAACGAACTGATCGCTGAAGGTGTCCGCGGGCGGTACATTCTGGTTCGAAGTGACCTGAATGTGCCGCTCGACGGCTCTACAGTCACTGACGATGGCCGCATCAAGGCCTCGCTCCCAGTGCTGGCAAAGCTCACGGACGCCGGTGCCCGCGTGCTGGTAACAGCCCACCTCGGACGCCCCAAGGGCGCCCCGGAGGACAAATACTCCCTGCGCCCTGCAGTGGACCGCCTCGCCGAACTTGCCGGCTTCAAGGCCACCCTGGCCGCCGACACCGTCGGTGACGCCGCCAAGGCAGCTGCGGCGTCCTTGCAGGACGGTGAAGCCCTTGTCCTCGAGAACGTCCGCTTCGACGCCCGCGAGACCAGCAAGGATGACGCTGAACGCGGTGCCTTCGCTGACGAGCTGGTGGCCCTCACCGGCAGCAACGGCGCCTACGTGGACGACGCCTTCGGCGCCGTCCACCGCAAGCACGCGAGCGTCTACGACGTCGCCACGCGGCTCCCGTCGTACCAGGGCGACCTGGTGCACACCGAGGTGGAGGTCCTGCGGAAGCTGACCGCCGACACCCAGCGTCCCTACGTGGTGGTTCTGGGCGGTTCCAAGGTCTCGGACAAGCTTGCAGTGATCGACAACCTGATCGGCAAGGCTGACACCATCCTGGTGGGCGGCGGCATGCTCTTCACATTCCTGGCGGCAGCCGGTCACAAGGTTGGCTCAAGCCTCCTTGAGGAAGACCAGATCCCTGTCGTCAAGGACTACCTGAAGCGCGCGGCTGACGCCGGAACCGAATTCGTGGTTCCCACGGACGTGGTGGTAGCGGAGAAGTTCGCTGCCGACGCCGCGCATGAGACAGTGCCTGCCGACGCCATCGAGGGCAGCACCTTTGGTGCCCAGGGCATCGGCCTGGACATTGGACCGGATACCGCTGCGGCCTTCGCCGAGCGGATCAAGGGAGCCCGTACGGTCTTCTGGAACGGCCCGATGGGTGTCTTTGAATTCGAGGCGTTCTCTGCAGGCACCCGTGCCATCGCGCAGGCCCTGACGGAAACCGACGGATTCACAGTGGTGGGCGGCGGCGATTCGGCTGCCGCAGTCCGCACCCTGGGATTCAGCGATGACCAGTTCGGACACATTTCCACCGGTGGCGGCGCCAGCCTGGAATACCTCGAAGGCAAGGAACTCCCCGGCCTCAGCGTCCTGGACCGGTAG
- a CDS encoding superoxide dismutase — MTEYVLPELSYDYAALEPHISARIMELHHSKHHATYVAGANNALAQLAEAREKGDFANINRLSKDLAFHTGGHINHSVFWKNLSPDGGDKPEGELAAAIDDAFGSFDAFRAQFSAAALGLQGSGWGFLAYEPIGGNLVIEQLYDQQGNVALGTTPLLMLDMWEHAFYLDYVNVKADYVKAFWNIVNWADVAQRFEAARANATGLITLP, encoded by the coding sequence GTGACCGAGTACGTATTGCCGGAACTCAGCTACGATTACGCCGCCCTCGAACCGCACATCTCTGCGCGGATCATGGAGCTGCACCACAGCAAGCACCACGCCACCTACGTGGCAGGCGCCAACAACGCACTGGCCCAGCTGGCCGAGGCACGTGAAAAGGGCGACTTCGCCAACATCAACCGGCTCTCCAAGGACCTCGCGTTCCACACCGGCGGCCACATCAACCACTCGGTGTTCTGGAAGAACCTCTCCCCGGACGGCGGCGACAAGCCCGAGGGCGAACTGGCCGCCGCAATCGACGACGCCTTCGGCTCCTTCGATGCCTTCCGCGCGCAGTTCTCCGCGGCCGCCCTCGGCCTGCAGGGCTCGGGCTGGGGCTTCCTGGCCTACGAACCCATCGGCGGGAACCTGGTCATCGAGCAGCTCTACGACCAGCAGGGCAACGTGGCGCTCGGCACCACCCCGCTGCTGATGCTCGACATGTGGGAGCACGCTTTCTACCTGGACTACGTCAACGTCAAGGCCGACTACGTCAAGGCGTTCTGGAACATCGTCAACTGGGCGGACGTCGCCCAGCGCTTCGAGGCAGCGCGCGCCAACGCCACGGGCCTGATCACCCTCCCGTAG
- the gap gene encoding type I glyceraldehyde-3-phosphate dehydrogenase — MTTRIGINGFGRIGRNYFRAALAQGADLEIVAVNDLTSPEALAHLFKYDSVGGRLKETIEVKDGNIVVNGNVVKVLAERDPANLPWGELGVDIVIESTGFFTKAADARKHIDAGAKKVLISAPASDEDITIVMGVNHDLYDNAKHNIISNASCTTNCLGPLAKVVNDEFGIERGLMTTVHAYTADQNLQDGPHKDLRRARAAAINMVPTSTGAAKAIGLVLPELKGKLDGYAIRVPVPTGSATDLTVTVSRETTVEEVNAALKRASESDALQGFLTYTEEPIVSSDIVGDPASSIFDAGLTKVIGNQVKVVSWYDNEWGYSNRLVDLTELVAAKLG, encoded by the coding sequence GTGACGACCCGTATTGGTATCAACGGCTTCGGCCGCATTGGCCGCAACTACTTCCGCGCAGCACTGGCCCAGGGTGCGGACCTGGAAATCGTTGCCGTCAACGACCTCACCAGCCCCGAAGCGCTGGCCCACCTTTTCAAGTACGACTCCGTCGGCGGCCGGCTGAAGGAAACCATCGAGGTCAAGGACGGCAACATCGTCGTCAACGGCAATGTGGTCAAGGTCCTGGCGGAACGCGATCCGGCCAACCTCCCCTGGGGTGAACTGGGCGTTGACATCGTCATCGAATCCACCGGTTTCTTCACCAAGGCAGCCGACGCCAGGAAGCACATCGATGCCGGCGCCAAGAAGGTCCTGATCTCCGCCCCCGCCTCGGACGAGGACATCACCATCGTGATGGGCGTCAACCACGACCTCTACGACAACGCCAAGCACAACATCATTTCCAACGCGTCCTGCACCACCAACTGCCTCGGCCCGCTGGCCAAGGTGGTCAACGACGAGTTCGGCATCGAGCGTGGCCTCATGACCACCGTGCACGCCTACACTGCGGACCAGAACCTCCAGGACGGCCCCCACAAGGACCTGCGCCGTGCCCGTGCCGCCGCCATCAACATGGTTCCCACCTCCACGGGTGCCGCCAAGGCCATTGGCCTGGTGCTCCCCGAACTGAAGGGCAAGCTGGACGGCTACGCCATCCGCGTCCCCGTCCCCACGGGCTCTGCCACCGACCTCACCGTTACCGTCTCCCGCGAAACCACCGTGGAGGAAGTCAACGCAGCGCTCAAGCGTGCCTCCGAGTCCGACGCGCTGCAGGGTTTCCTGACCTACACGGAGGAGCCCATCGTGTCCTCCGACATCGTTGGTGACCCTGCTTCCTCGATCTTCGATGCCGGCCTCACCAAGGTTATTGGCAACCAGGTCAAGGTTGTTTCCTGGTATGACAACGAATGGGGCTACTCCAACCGCCTCGTCGACCTCACGGAGCTTGTGGCAGCCAAGCTGGGCTAG
- a CDS encoding glucose-6-phosphate dehydrogenase assembly protein OpcA, which yields MIVNLPDTTTSKVSKKLMSLREQGGVIALGRVLTLVVVTKSGLEEEAIEAANDASREHPCRIIVLADAGKDAQDRLDAQIRVGGDAGASEVIVLRGYGQLAHESESLVAALLLPDAPIVAWWPHGAPENACETSIGAIAHRRITDSANEPDPQAALERIHQTYKAGDTDLAWTRLTNWRIQLAAALDEVDSSPVTAVAVEGASDSPSTILLAAWLTLTLDAPVTIVADPAGTGIRRVRLSRPGGDVQLFRPGLSIAELTQPGQPAQRISLPRRSLRDCLAEELRRLDPDEVFGEVITIGLPRTNLRSVRPSER from the coding sequence ATGATCGTAAACCTGCCAGATACCACCACCTCGAAGGTTTCCAAGAAGCTCATGTCCCTGCGCGAGCAGGGCGGGGTGATCGCCTTGGGCAGGGTCCTGACCCTCGTTGTGGTGACCAAGTCCGGGCTGGAGGAAGAAGCGATCGAGGCCGCCAACGACGCGTCCCGGGAACACCCCTGCCGGATCATCGTGCTCGCCGACGCCGGGAAGGACGCCCAGGACCGGCTCGACGCACAGATCAGGGTCGGCGGGGACGCCGGCGCGTCCGAGGTCATCGTGCTGCGCGGGTACGGACAGCTCGCCCACGAAAGTGAGTCGCTGGTCGCAGCGCTGCTGCTCCCGGACGCTCCGATTGTGGCCTGGTGGCCGCACGGCGCCCCCGAGAACGCCTGCGAAACATCCATCGGCGCGATCGCGCACCGCCGCATCACCGATTCGGCGAACGAACCCGACCCGCAGGCTGCCCTGGAGCGGATCCACCAAACCTACAAGGCCGGGGACACCGACCTCGCCTGGACCCGCCTGACCAACTGGCGCATCCAGCTCGCAGCTGCCCTCGACGAAGTGGACTCTTCGCCGGTGACCGCGGTAGCAGTCGAAGGCGCTTCGGACTCACCCTCCACCATCCTGCTGGCGGCCTGGCTCACCCTGACCCTGGACGCCCCGGTGACCATCGTCGCGGACCCGGCCGGGACGGGCATCCGCCGTGTCCGCCTCAGCCGTCCCGGCGGTGACGTCCAGCTGTTCCGCCCGGGACTTTCCATCGCCGAACTCACCCAGCCGGGCCAACCCGCCCAACGGATCTCGCTCCCGCGCCGCAGCCTCCGCGACTGCCTCGCCGAAGAACTCCGCCGCCTGGACCCCGACGAAGTATTTGGCGAAGTGATTACTATTGGACTGCCACGTACCAATCTAAGGAGCGTCCGACCCAGTGAGCGTTGA
- the pgl gene encoding 6-phosphogluconolactonase, translated as MSVDPRVSIHPDSSVLMAAIAARLITKLVDVQDKYGEATVVLTGGTVGIGTLKAVADSPAAPAVDWSKVNFWWGDERFVGSADPERNTKQAFDALLSHIPVDPERVHSPGSSDEFGTPEEAAEDYARQLRDAAAAEHAADMSDDRPEEPSALPRLDVVLLGVGPDAHIASLFPEQAGVREKERTVVGVRNSPKPPPLRISLTLPAINTAAEVWMVVAGEDKAGAVGLALAGANPVQVPASGPRGTSRTLWLIDENAASRVPEQLVRKDAAGA; from the coding sequence GTGAGCGTTGACCCACGAGTAAGTATCCATCCTGATTCGTCCGTCCTCATGGCCGCCATAGCGGCACGCCTGATCACCAAGCTCGTTGATGTCCAGGACAAGTACGGCGAAGCCACGGTGGTGCTCACCGGGGGAACCGTGGGAATCGGCACGTTGAAAGCTGTCGCGGACTCCCCGGCAGCGCCCGCCGTCGACTGGTCCAAGGTCAACTTCTGGTGGGGTGACGAACGCTTCGTCGGTTCCGCGGATCCGGAGCGGAATACCAAGCAGGCCTTCGACGCATTGCTCTCGCACATTCCAGTGGACCCGGAACGGGTCCACTCGCCGGGTTCGTCCGATGAGTTCGGCACGCCGGAGGAAGCGGCTGAGGACTATGCGCGCCAGCTTCGCGATGCCGCAGCAGCGGAGCACGCAGCCGACATGTCCGACGACAGGCCCGAGGAGCCATCCGCACTCCCCCGCCTGGACGTCGTCCTGCTGGGTGTGGGCCCTGACGCCCACATTGCTTCGCTGTTCCCGGAGCAGGCCGGAGTCCGCGAGAAGGAGCGCACAGTGGTGGGTGTGCGGAATTCGCCCAAGCCGCCCCCGCTGCGCATCTCCCTGACCCTGCCTGCCATCAACACGGCAGCGGAGGTCTGGATGGTTGTGGCCGGCGAGGACAAGGCAGGAGCCGTGGGACTCGCCCTGGCCGGGGCAAATCCGGTGCAGGTGCCCGCGTCCGGGCCCCGCGGAACGTCCCGCACATTGTGGCTTATCGACGAAAACGCGGCGTCACGTGTCCCCGAGCAATTGGTCCGGAAGGACGCCGCGGGCGCGTAG